A portion of the Acidobacteriaceae bacterium genome contains these proteins:
- a CDS encoding carboxypeptidase regulatory-like domain-containing protein, with amino-acid sequence MKKKRGVSSQRILKSVAVFALVLPSVLSAQEFRGVISGTVEDSSGAIVPGASVTVIDMGTGAKYKTQSNASGIYDATSLAPGKYQVHVEAPSFRAYTRSGITIQAGDHPQIDVKLDLGAVTDTVTVNSDASMIDVTNAAIGQSIGTKEVEDLPQNGRTPVVLATLALGVSNTAPPGQVRPFDNGGAASITIAGAKNQTTETLLDGSPDTDSQLKVAYSPPQDVVQEVKVYAFQADAAYGHSGGGVVNQITKGGTNKLHGSVYEYNQTAAYTANNYFSKRTNTARPNNHYNQYGLSIGGPVWIPKLFDGRDKVFFEFGYEGIRDSQPAGGYLHVPTAAERTGDFSDLVAAGGTGYTIYDPSTAVNVAGVVQRTAFAGNKLPTVNPIAAKLLGYYPLPNVVGATPLTLNNYFSNFNSTDTYDNQFGRMDFNITSRNKLFFDIRHNHRVQSTSDYFHNLGTGALLGRTNWGAVVDDVHSFNATTVANVRFNWTRYASLTGGPSQGVDPATVGYPGVLSTGANIVQMPSVVMSSTSTCNSPGKETTYACLFTPNNTPNANWNDSFHIYGSVNKILRSHALKFGVDAREYRIENISYGYPTGQYVYGTNFTQSASNGTAAPFGQDLAALELGLPTSGTINRSVFTATWNRYLGVFAQDDWRVSKTLTINAGLRFDHDFPMYERHNRAIQSFDPTLTTPLTTTAVANYNAAPIAQIPAGQFAVPGGVVYASNSNRALYHTDSYTFSPRIGFAWTPDMYNGKTTITGGFGIFVFPVQNIATINSTGFSQATPLVATNDNYVTASATISNPFPNGLLQPVGSAGGASTNQGLATSTINQHQRNGYSERWALSVQQQIDNDTVFQLAYIGAQYAKLQVSSQPMNPIPAQYLSKSAVRDASVVSLLTGTVTNPFRNLLPGTTLNSATVMRGQLLTAYPQYPISGLVLQNIQNGSLSYNSLNARIQHRLSHGFTLIANYTWSKTIEQDTRLNDSDVKYEKRVASFDYPQKVSLAAVYTLPFSAIGGEGFSGHLTHAILGGWAVSGIYTNQTGAPLAFGNLIYKGGNLQLDPRETNKAAFDTTRFDTTTADQPSASVNGITVQTNIRTFHSTFSAYRADRTNNLDTSIARQFKFRNRLTGELRGEAFNTLNRAQFGAPNLSATATAFGQISTQANNPRTLQVSAHIRF; translated from the coding sequence ATGAAAAAGAAGCGCGGCGTGTCCTCGCAGCGAATTCTGAAATCTGTTGCTGTTTTTGCGCTGGTTCTGCCCAGCGTTCTGTCTGCGCAGGAGTTTCGTGGCGTTATTAGTGGCACGGTGGAGGATAGCAGCGGTGCTATTGTGCCCGGGGCTTCCGTCACGGTCATCGACATGGGGACTGGCGCGAAATACAAGACCCAGAGCAACGCCAGCGGCATTTATGATGCGACGTCGTTGGCGCCGGGCAAGTATCAAGTGCATGTGGAGGCACCTTCCTTCCGCGCGTATACGCGCAGCGGCATCACGATTCAGGCGGGCGATCATCCACAGATCGATGTCAAGCTCGATCTCGGCGCAGTGACGGACACTGTGACCGTTAACTCGGATGCGTCGATGATCGATGTGACGAACGCAGCGATCGGACAGAGCATTGGCACAAAGGAAGTGGAAGATCTTCCGCAAAACGGGCGTACGCCGGTCGTGCTCGCTACGTTGGCGCTGGGTGTATCGAACACTGCGCCTCCAGGTCAGGTGCGCCCGTTTGATAACGGCGGCGCGGCTTCGATCACAATTGCAGGTGCGAAGAACCAGACGACTGAGACGCTGCTTGACGGTTCGCCCGATACGGATAGTCAGTTGAAGGTGGCATACAGTCCTCCGCAGGATGTGGTGCAAGAGGTGAAGGTCTACGCGTTCCAAGCGGATGCAGCCTACGGCCACTCTGGTGGCGGCGTGGTGAATCAGATCACCAAAGGTGGAACGAATAAGCTCCACGGTTCGGTCTACGAATACAACCAGACCGCGGCTTATACCGCTAACAACTACTTCAGCAAGCGTACGAACACGGCGCGCCCGAACAATCACTATAACCAATACGGTCTTTCGATCGGTGGTCCGGTCTGGATCCCCAAGCTCTTTGATGGACGCGATAAGGTGTTCTTTGAGTTTGGTTATGAAGGCATCCGCGACTCGCAGCCAGCGGGTGGATATTTGCATGTTCCAACCGCAGCAGAGCGCACTGGTGATTTCTCAGATCTGGTCGCTGCAGGCGGAACTGGATACACAATCTATGATCCTTCCACGGCCGTGAACGTGGCTGGTGTTGTGCAGCGTACGGCATTTGCAGGCAACAAGCTGCCGACAGTGAACCCCATTGCCGCTAAGCTGCTGGGCTATTATCCGCTTCCTAACGTGGTCGGAGCTACGCCGCTTACGCTCAATAATTACTTCAGCAACTTCAACAGTACAGACACCTACGACAATCAGTTTGGCCGCATGGACTTCAACATTACGTCGCGCAACAAACTCTTCTTCGACATCCGTCATAATCACCGTGTGCAGAGCACCTCGGACTACTTCCACAATCTCGGGACCGGAGCACTGCTTGGACGCACGAACTGGGGCGCGGTGGTGGATGACGTTCACAGCTTCAACGCAACCACTGTTGCAAACGTTCGCTTCAACTGGACGCGCTACGCATCGCTGACCGGTGGCCCGTCACAGGGTGTTGACCCTGCAACGGTAGGCTACCCCGGAGTTTTGAGTACGGGCGCTAACATCGTTCAGATGCCTAGTGTGGTGATGAGCAGCACTTCTACGTGCAATTCTCCGGGCAAAGAGACAACCTATGCCTGCCTCTTTACGCCGAACAATACTCCCAACGCAAATTGGAATGACAGCTTCCATATTTATGGAAGCGTGAACAAAATCTTGCGAAGCCACGCACTGAAGTTTGGTGTTGACGCACGTGAGTACCGCATCGAGAACATTTCTTACGGATATCCAACGGGGCAGTACGTTTACGGTACAAACTTTACGCAATCTGCTAGCAACGGTACCGCTGCTCCTTTTGGTCAAGATCTTGCGGCGCTTGAGCTTGGGCTTCCGACCTCTGGAACTATCAATCGCAGCGTTTTTACTGCTACATGGAACCGTTACCTCGGTGTCTTTGCTCAGGACGATTGGCGTGTAAGCAAGACCTTAACGATCAATGCCGGTCTTCGCTTTGATCACGATTTCCCGATGTATGAGCGCCACAATCGTGCAATTCAGAGCTTCGACCCAACGCTCACAACGCCCCTCACTACGACTGCAGTTGCAAACTACAACGCGGCTCCGATTGCGCAGATTCCAGCCGGCCAGTTTGCCGTACCGGGTGGCGTGGTCTATGCGTCGAACTCGAACCGTGCGCTCTATCACACGGACTCGTATACCTTCAGTCCACGCATTGGTTTTGCGTGGACTCCGGATATGTATAACGGCAAGACGACAATCACCGGCGGCTTCGGCATCTTCGTCTTCCCCGTGCAGAACATTGCGACGATCAACAGCACAGGCTTTAGTCAAGCGACACCGCTGGTTGCCACGAACGACAACTATGTGACAGCTTCGGCTACTATCTCTAATCCGTTCCCGAACGGGCTTCTTCAGCCTGTCGGTTCGGCAGGAGGAGCCTCAACAAACCAGGGCCTCGCTACCTCGACCATCAATCAGCACCAGAGGAACGGCTACTCCGAACGGTGGGCTCTTTCTGTGCAGCAGCAGATCGACAATGACACAGTCTTCCAGCTTGCTTACATCGGAGCTCAGTATGCGAAGTTGCAGGTGAGCAGCCAGCCCATGAATCCCATCCCCGCACAGTACCTGAGCAAGAGCGCTGTGAGAGATGCGAGCGTTGTCTCGTTGCTGACGGGAACTGTGACCAACCCATTCCGCAACCTTCTCCCTGGCACGACGCTCAACAGCGCCACGGTGATGCGCGGGCAATTGCTGACCGCCTATCCTCAGTACCCGATTAGTGGTCTGGTACTGCAAAATATCCAGAATGGATCGCTCAGCTATAACAGCCTCAATGCTCGGATCCAGCATCGCTTATCGCATGGCTTTACGCTTATTGCGAACTACACCTGGTCGAAGACAATCGAACAGGACACGCGCTTGAACGACTCGGACGTGAAGTATGAGAAGCGTGTTGCGAGCTTCGATTATCCTCAGAAGGTCTCTCTGGCTGCGGTTTATACGCTACCGTTTTCTGCAATTGGCGGAGAAGGTTTCTCTGGACACCTCACTCATGCCATCCTTGGCGGGTGGGCGGTCAGCGGTATCTACACGAACCAGACAGGTGCTCCGCTGGCTTTTGGCAACCTGATTTATAAAGGTGGCAACCTTCAACTGGATCCACGGGAGACCAACAAGGCAGCGTTTGATACGACGCGATTTGATACAACCACCGCTGACCAGCCTTCCGCCTCGGTCAACGGGATCACTGTGCAGACGAACATACGCACCTTCCACTCAACGTTCTCGGCGTACAGAGCGGATCGCACGAACAATCTCGATACTTCGATTGCGCGGCAGTTCAAGTTCCGCAATCGTCTAACAGGGGAGCTTCGTGGTGAAGCTTTCAACACTCTCAACCGTGCGCAGTTTGGTGCACCGAATCTGAGCGCAACGGCCACAGCTTTCGGCCAAATCTCGACACAGGCGAATAACCCGAGAACCTTGCAAGTCTCGGCGCATATTCGTTTCTAA
- a CDS encoding TonB-dependent receptor, producing MIFAVRSMDAQITGQGAISGTVLDPDGASVPRAKVDVTNTSTNVVISRNSTSSGYYVVSPLPPGKYTVTVTVEGFSQLVQENVSVDALQTTTFNPKLALGKVSDTVTVTTAPPALQTANAVLGGTIENDVYSELPVTMTSSNPRDPTAFASLLPGTTPGGRSGTFDGTGAGNTNELYMEGVPLTTVDSQGDSRKLENLSIESVDQTQIQTSGSSAQFQGMGVENFSIKQGTNQFHGNAYIFFKNTILDSWGFFQKSALQPNAQGQMVPSPKTPENQNEISVSLGGPVLKNKLFFFGNYDRYHYRSVTNPTLQTIPTMRMRQGDFSEMGAAGYHIYDPTTQTACTAANNGVACATPFSYNGVADVIDPSKISPIAKAWAANLPAVTSSGITNNYLSGRKVGNDNWAYTGRVDYTISDRQQLAFISNGGTHLFSPYDYGATSVLPYPYTNGTDVNEKTSNDIVKHTYTFTPHVVNQARMGYARFWTTVGNKTLGDPTFTATALGIGNLPQGLAGNTTPAASFSGGINTPEAFAAPTQYHEAVNTYTLADDLTWSKGHHNFTFGGNFQFLQFNQSAADSPSKPMNFAFTNTSTGGFDTDGNIDTASGASYASFLLGAVGSTSVYIQDFSTLGARYKAFSPYVQDDWKVTQNLTLNLGLRWDLYTPFREVNNRWSFFNPNVRNPATGNMGALSYIGNGAGTCNCTSPVNTWYKNFGPRVGFAWQVTSRDVVRGSFSIMYSHNGGVGGSNGGNYNGTGQVGLTVSTAFASSTQGEQPAFYLNPSLAAPYANSGLPAYNSVINRTSTANTGNYVGGPTASSLAYADPYLSGRAPYTESYNFGIQHLLAKDTTISLDWVANQSHFLYAQSRGVWENQLAPQYQVLGSLLKQLPSGVDTKTGQTYLAEAQAKLPGIGLPYGNFGGAQGTIGQMLKPFPQYSALTDTWGDIGNANYNALQITLKNKNWHGLNYTLNYTFSKTIDDIAGVRSGYAIPNNVIDGGGGTTQANRIDRSVSAGNIPNLLHIFGTYTIPYGTMGHAGYQNHLTRALFGGWNLSYIFSKTSGAPLSIAGVGCLTPGSCYPSYQPGYTGNVRINGGFSSVHTVSQVKSTVFLDKNAFAGNPTTQGGKPQIGTPGNYGYNFGNAPRTAPYGLYNIGTYNLDAGIKRTFPIYRELKFSIQGDCFNVTNHVQFGGLGTSLASPTAFGLFSKQSNSARDWQLAAKFNF from the coding sequence ATGATCTTTGCGGTCCGCTCGATGGACGCGCAGATCACCGGACAAGGTGCCATCTCTGGCACCGTTTTGGACCCCGATGGAGCAAGCGTTCCGCGAGCTAAGGTGGACGTGACGAACACGTCTACCAACGTCGTGATATCGCGCAACTCGACCAGCTCGGGATACTACGTTGTGTCTCCGTTGCCACCAGGGAAGTACACGGTGACGGTGACGGTAGAGGGCTTCTCGCAGCTGGTGCAGGAGAATGTCAGCGTCGACGCGCTGCAGACGACGACGTTCAATCCGAAACTGGCTTTGGGTAAGGTCAGCGATACGGTGACTGTCACGACGGCTCCGCCGGCTTTGCAGACGGCAAATGCCGTGCTTGGCGGAACAATTGAAAATGATGTTTATTCTGAGCTTCCTGTAACGATGACAAGCTCCAATCCGCGTGATCCGACTGCGTTTGCTTCCTTGCTTCCAGGCACAACGCCAGGCGGTCGCTCCGGCACGTTTGACGGAACGGGCGCAGGTAATACGAATGAGCTTTACATGGAAGGTGTGCCGCTCACGACAGTGGATTCACAGGGCGATAGCCGCAAGCTTGAGAACCTATCGATTGAATCGGTGGATCAAACGCAGATTCAAACAAGCGGAAGCTCGGCTCAGTTCCAGGGCATGGGTGTTGAGAATTTCTCCATCAAGCAGGGCACGAACCAATTCCACGGTAATGCCTATATTTTCTTTAAAAACACGATTTTGGATTCGTGGGGCTTCTTTCAGAAGTCTGCCCTACAGCCGAATGCTCAAGGCCAAATGGTACCCAGTCCGAAGACGCCAGAGAACCAGAATGAAATATCTGTATCACTCGGTGGCCCCGTCCTCAAGAACAAGCTTTTCTTTTTTGGTAATTACGACCGCTATCACTACCGCTCGGTGACGAATCCTACTCTGCAAACCATCCCTACGATGCGCATGCGCCAGGGGGACTTCTCAGAAATGGGAGCTGCGGGCTATCACATCTATGATCCAACGACGCAGACGGCCTGCACTGCCGCGAACAATGGCGTAGCTTGCGCGACACCGTTTTCTTATAACGGTGTCGCCGATGTGATTGACCCGTCAAAGATCTCACCGATTGCCAAGGCTTGGGCGGCAAATCTTCCTGCAGTGACTTCATCGGGGATTACAAATAACTATCTGTCCGGTCGTAAGGTGGGAAATGACAACTGGGCCTATACGGGACGTGTGGATTACACGATCAGCGATAGACAGCAGCTCGCCTTCATTTCAAATGGTGGTACGCATCTCTTCTCCCCTTATGACTACGGTGCGACTTCGGTCCTTCCGTATCCCTATACGAATGGCACCGATGTCAATGAGAAGACCTCGAATGACATCGTGAAGCATACCTACACGTTCACGCCGCATGTTGTGAACCAGGCACGTATGGGCTACGCGCGCTTCTGGACAACAGTGGGGAATAAGACACTTGGTGATCCGACATTTACGGCGACCGCGTTAGGCATAGGCAATCTCCCTCAGGGACTAGCCGGCAATACGACGCCGGCAGCGTCATTTTCCGGTGGTATCAACACGCCGGAGGCCTTTGCGGCTCCAACGCAGTATCACGAAGCGGTAAACACCTATACCCTTGCCGATGATCTGACATGGTCAAAGGGACATCACAACTTTACCTTTGGTGGAAATTTTCAGTTCCTTCAGTTCAACCAGTCTGCAGCCGACAGCCCCTCGAAGCCGATGAACTTCGCATTCACGAATACATCGACGGGAGGCTTTGACACGGATGGCAATATCGACACTGCTTCGGGGGCGTCGTACGCCAGCTTCCTGCTGGGCGCTGTAGGCTCAACGTCGGTATACATTCAGGACTTCTCCACTTTGGGTGCACGATACAAGGCGTTCTCGCCGTATGTCCAGGATGACTGGAAGGTGACCCAGAACCTGACGTTGAACCTGGGCCTTCGTTGGGACCTCTATACACCGTTCCGCGAAGTGAACAATCGTTGGTCGTTCTTCAACCCCAATGTTCGTAACCCTGCAACGGGCAATATGGGTGCTCTTTCTTATATTGGCAACGGCGCCGGGACGTGCAACTGCACTTCGCCAGTGAATACCTGGTATAAGAACTTTGGGCCTCGTGTCGGCTTTGCGTGGCAGGTGACTAGTCGCGATGTGGTGCGTGGTTCGTTCTCGATCATGTACTCGCATAACGGTGGTGTCGGTGGATCAAACGGTGGCAATTACAACGGCACGGGCCAGGTCGGCCTCACTGTAAGCACGGCATTCGCATCCAGCACGCAAGGCGAGCAGCCTGCCTTCTACCTGAACCCCAGCCTTGCCGCTCCTTATGCCAATAGCGGTCTGCCTGCATACAATTCTGTCATCAATCGGACTTCGACCGCGAACACCGGCAACTATGTAGGTGGGCCCACGGCTTCGAGTCTGGCCTATGCTGATCCGTATCTCTCCGGCCGCGCACCGTATACCGAAAGCTATAACTTCGGTATACAGCATCTGTTGGCTAAGGATACGACGATCAGCCTGGATTGGGTGGCTAACCAGTCGCACTTCCTTTACGCGCAGAGCCGGGGTGTTTGGGAGAATCAGCTGGCTCCGCAGTATCAGGTGCTGGGCTCGTTGCTGAAGCAGCTTCCCTCGGGCGTAGATACAAAAACAGGCCAAACGTATCTTGCTGAGGCACAAGCCAAGCTCCCTGGTATTGGCTTGCCTTACGGAAATTTTGGCGGAGCCCAGGGAACAATCGGTCAGATGCTGAAGCCGTTCCCGCAGTACTCCGCGCTGACCGACACCTGGGGAGACATCGGCAACGCAAACTATAACGCACTGCAAATCACGCTCAAGAATAAGAATTGGCATGGTCTCAACTACACGCTAAACTACACCTTTTCAAAGACAATCGATGATATCGCTGGCGTTCGCAGTGGCTATGCGATTCCGAACAATGTGATCGATGGAGGCGGAGGAACGACGCAAGCGAATCGCATCGATCGGTCCGTGAGTGCGGGCAACATCCCCAATCTTCTGCACATCTTTGGCACGTACACGATTCCTTACGGAACGATGGGGCATGCTGGATATCAGAATCATCTGACACGCGCACTCTTCGGCGGTTGGAATCTCTCGTATATCTTCTCGAAGACATCGGGTGCGCCGCTTTCGATCGCAGGCGTTGGTTGCCTCACTCCGGGAAGCTGCTACCCGAGCTATCAGCCCGGTTACACCGGAAATGTGCGCATCAATGGTGGCTTTAGCTCTGTTCATACAGTTAGCCAAGTAAAGTCGACCGTATTCCTTGATAAGAACGCCTTTGCCGGAAATCCCACCACTCAGGGCGGAAAACCTCAGATAGGAACTCCGGGAAACTACGGTTATAACTTTGGCAATGCTCCTCGCACGGCACCGTATGGACTTTACAACATCGGTACGTACAATCTGGATGCAGGAATCAAGCGAACGTTTCCGATCTATCGAGAGCTGAAATTCAGCATCCAAGGAGATTGCTTCAACGTGACCAACCATGTGCAGTTTGGGGGCCTCGGTACGTCTTTAGCGTCACCAACCGCCTTCGGTCTCTTTTCCAAGCAAAGCAACAGTGCTCGTGATTGGCAGCTTGCTGCGAAGTTCAACTTCTAA
- a CDS encoding DUF4450 domain-containing protein yields the protein MAQQIPVRSQSSSPEITAGHYVPLIEENLARPLRYTPHGTAVLIRNGKQFFNRPLYGPNIPFRCDGGDLPEFSLYLPGHGGNLRLGFAESVGAGHKWLHEFESVVCTYEAGRLVYRLSDPLLGSDAELLLEVLTVGAAVWLRIETQRPRHNLDLVWAFGGVSGRKGKRSGDIGCEVEPVNEFFQLRSEECRGNVWTLPSETVNGRVIAHVDTAKIALAFDAPGASVLQLGAAEFWNQGWDTLWAKGNGDGRLPVLLGRCPLFEANKVFRITVLNGAVQPLLKPSSDPMMDDRLDEIFRARRDELKGIAERVSWSTPDSFLDGVSGALGIAADALWDEHQGCVMHGAVAWRQALAGWRGPYALDVMGHHDRMRQHLRHWIAKQNISSVDNGSGGVTSLHGFTAIREAEGTPDSRSGHTRSEDLLHSNGDLSHNHYDMNLVFFDALLRHLCWTGDMEFAREAWPALERHAAWERRLFRREYGAEGATLPLYEAYAAIWASDNLQYNGGGATHSSAYSVYLNRRMAELGRLLQVAPEVIAAYEAEADAIEHAMQKLLWMEDRGAFAESIEWFGERKLAVNPAVWTMYQAIDSEVGNRKQQWQMAAERLRALRKIPIVGEGVPKDAGWQIACSDWQPYVWSLTLLVLAENLATALALFQAGLGQMGYELLRGSLIDAGYRGLCPGNFPMSLQLDPHRQESQRDFGDPIGCAARAIVEGLWGVRPDLLGGRLRLVPQLPPDWEEAALQHPEFLVTYKRRGGAESWYVEPRFAKSLNLSLELPARTVDLPSLTINGQKHDAHFVPDAVGTPRLQVEVEAAGPWAIELQWHGKQIVRASEVLHCVKGQAIQWPEGIQHDHIDDPQHCLSDGRGSTPGEFCVFALQARGAARYWLPIELQIEEEAPIAGGSERKIQGTRFESVDIGDLFSGSAREIFTRNYQQPRSKFCSLSLPDTLLGGWANFDAKAWVDDSGLRNSGGHVAIPNGVFFSTPGDRMAKNCCFVSQWSMDRKSVQFSLRGRASKLHLLLMGTTFPQATGASHARIGVSYRVGEPISKSLRSPESWWPVEQDYELDDYVFRIGKGELPWRVDLYTGQVRKLARDTLRGRGGQIRGGAAFTVEVDLDPHRELEKCEISCELYGVVLGLLAVTLERG from the coding sequence ATGGCGCAGCAAATCCCTGTGCGATCGCAGAGCAGTTCGCCTGAGATTACGGCAGGGCACTATGTTCCTCTGATCGAAGAGAATCTCGCAAGGCCGCTGCGCTATACACCGCATGGAACTGCTGTTCTTATTCGCAACGGAAAACAGTTTTTTAATCGGCCTCTTTATGGGCCGAACATTCCATTTCGTTGTGATGGTGGTGATCTGCCAGAGTTCTCGCTCTACCTGCCAGGGCATGGAGGCAACCTTCGGCTAGGCTTCGCGGAGTCTGTTGGTGCTGGCCATAAATGGCTGCACGAGTTCGAGTCTGTTGTCTGTACTTACGAAGCTGGGCGTCTCGTGTATCGGCTAAGCGATCCGTTGTTGGGTTCCGATGCAGAGCTTCTACTCGAGGTGCTGACCGTTGGAGCGGCTGTGTGGCTGAGGATCGAGACGCAGCGCCCACGCCACAATTTGGATTTAGTGTGGGCGTTTGGTGGCGTAAGTGGGCGTAAGGGGAAGCGTAGCGGCGATATCGGCTGCGAAGTGGAGCCTGTGAACGAGTTCTTTCAGCTTCGCTCTGAAGAATGCCGCGGCAACGTTTGGACACTTCCGAGCGAGACTGTAAACGGCCGAGTAATCGCGCACGTCGATACCGCAAAGATTGCACTAGCTTTCGATGCTCCGGGGGCGAGTGTGCTGCAACTCGGAGCGGCGGAGTTCTGGAATCAAGGGTGGGACACACTGTGGGCGAAGGGCAACGGCGATGGTCGGCTTCCCGTGTTGTTGGGCCGGTGTCCTCTCTTCGAGGCGAACAAGGTCTTCCGTATCACGGTGCTAAATGGGGCGGTGCAGCCTCTTTTGAAGCCCTCTTCTGATCCCATGATGGATGATCGGCTTGACGAAATCTTCAGGGCGCGCCGAGATGAGCTGAAGGGGATTGCTGAGCGCGTGTCATGGTCAACACCTGATTCGTTTCTCGATGGAGTATCAGGGGCGCTAGGTATTGCTGCGGATGCTCTATGGGATGAGCACCAGGGCTGCGTGATGCACGGTGCGGTTGCGTGGCGGCAAGCTCTGGCTGGTTGGCGTGGGCCGTATGCGCTGGATGTCATGGGACATCATGATCGAATGCGACAGCATCTGCGGCACTGGATCGCGAAGCAGAATATTTCGTCGGTTGACAATGGTAGCGGTGGCGTGACCTCGCTACATGGTTTTACGGCGATCCGTGAGGCTGAAGGAACCCCGGACTCTCGCTCAGGACATACACGCTCGGAAGATCTGTTGCATTCCAATGGTGACTTGAGCCACAACCACTACGACATGAACCTTGTGTTCTTCGATGCGTTGCTGCGGCATCTTTGCTGGACCGGAGATATGGAGTTTGCACGCGAAGCATGGCCTGCGCTGGAACGACATGCTGCCTGGGAGCGCCGCTTGTTTCGTCGTGAGTATGGAGCCGAGGGTGCGACGCTTCCGCTCTATGAGGCGTACGCGGCGATTTGGGCCAGCGACAATCTTCAGTACAACGGCGGCGGGGCAACGCATAGTTCCGCCTACAGCGTGTATTTGAATCGCCGCATGGCTGAGTTAGGACGTCTGTTGCAAGTTGCTCCTGAAGTGATCGCAGCCTATGAAGCCGAGGCCGATGCGATTGAGCATGCAATGCAGAAGCTTCTTTGGATGGAAGATCGCGGAGCTTTCGCGGAGAGCATTGAATGGTTCGGCGAGCGGAAACTGGCGGTCAATCCTGCTGTCTGGACTATGTATCAAGCGATTGATAGTGAAGTGGGCAATCGCAAGCAGCAGTGGCAAATGGCTGCGGAGCGGCTTCGTGCTCTGCGCAAAATTCCGATCGTTGGGGAAGGGGTTCCAAAGGACGCAGGCTGGCAGATTGCATGCTCTGACTGGCAACCCTATGTTTGGTCGCTCACCTTGTTGGTGCTGGCAGAAAACCTTGCGACGGCCTTAGCACTGTTTCAGGCAGGGCTGGGGCAAATGGGGTATGAGTTGCTTCGCGGAAGCTTGATCGATGCGGGATACCGCGGGCTATGTCCTGGAAACTTCCCGATGTCACTGCAGCTCGATCCTCACCGGCAGGAGTCTCAGCGGGACTTCGGTGACCCTATTGGGTGTGCCGCACGAGCCATCGTAGAAGGTCTATGGGGAGTGCGACCTGATCTGCTGGGTGGACGGTTGAGACTTGTTCCGCAGTTGCCGCCGGATTGGGAAGAAGCTGCGCTTCAGCATCCGGAGTTTCTTGTTACATACAAGCGCCGTGGTGGTGCAGAGAGCTGGTATGTCGAACCGCGGTTTGCGAAGTCATTGAACCTCTCACTAGAGCTGCCTGCTCGCACCGTGGATCTACCCTCTTTGACGATCAATGGTCAGAAGCATGACGCTCATTTTGTGCCCGATGCTGTAGGGACTCCCCGATTGCAAGTAGAGGTGGAAGCTGCTGGGCCATGGGCGATTGAGTTGCAGTGGCACGGGAAGCAGATCGTTCGTGCGTCGGAGGTCTTGCACTGCGTCAAGGGACAAGCTATTCAATGGCCTGAGGGCATTCAGCATGATCATATTGATGACCCGCAACATTGCTTGAGCGATGGTCGCGGCTCAACGCCTGGGGAATTCTGTGTCTTTGCTTTGCAGGCGCGAGGTGCTGCTCGCTATTGGTTGCCCATTGAGCTTCAGATCGAGGAAGAGGCTCCAATTGCCGGTGGTTCTGAAAGAAAAATTCAAGGAACACGCTTTGAGTCTGTTGATATAGGAGACCTCTTCTCTGGATCAGCGCGGGAGATCTTCACCCGAAATTATCAGCAACCACGCTCGAAGTTTTGCTCCTTAAGCCTGCCAGACACGCTGCTTGGTGGGTGGGCGAACTTCGACGCGAAAGCATGGGTTGATGACAGCGGTTTGAGGAACTCTGGTGGCCATGTCGCGATACCGAACGGTGTGTTCTTCTCGACACCCGGGGATCGGATGGCGAAGAACTGTTGTTTTGTGTCCCAGTGGTCGATGGATCGCAAGAGCGTGCAGTTCTCTCTTCGAGGGCGAGCCTCGAAGCTGCATCTTTTGCTGATGGGGACGACATTTCCTCAGGCGACAGGGGCAAGCCATGCACGGATCGGTGTGTCTTACCGCGTGGGTGAACCTATCTCGAAGAGCTTGCGAAGCCCAGAGTCGTGGTGGCCCGTTGAGCAGGACTACGAGCTGGATGATTATGTTTTCCGAATCGGTAAGGGAGAACTGCCGTGGCGAGTTGATCTCTATACCGGGCAGGTACGAAAGCTCGCACGAGACACACTGCGGGGGCGTGGTGGCCAGATTCGCGGTGGGGCGGCCTTCACCGTAGAGGTCGATCTAGATCCTCACCGAGAGCTTGAGAAATGTGAGATTTCCTGCGAGTTGTACGGTGTGGTGCTTGGTTTGCTAGCCGTCACACTGGAACGAGGATAG